In one window of Macaca thibetana thibetana isolate TM-01 chromosome 5, ASM2454274v1, whole genome shotgun sequence DNA:
- the LOC126955764 gene encoding 60S ribosomal protein L7a-like: MPKGKKAKGKKVAPAPAVVKKQEAKKVVNPLFEKRSKNFGIGQDIQPKRNLIRFVKWPRYIRLQRQRAILYKRLKVPPAINQFTQALDRQTATQLLKLAHKYRPETKQEKKQRLLARAEKKAAGKGDVPTKRPPVLQAGVNTVTTLVENKKAQLVVIAHDVDPIELVVFLPALCRKMGVPYCIIKGKARLGRLVHRKTCTTVAFTQVNSEDKGALAKLVEAIRTNYNDRYDEIRRHWGGNVLGPKSVARIAKLEKAKAKELATNLG, translated from the coding sequence ATGCCGAAAGGAAAGAAGGCCAAGGGAAAGAAGGTGGCTCCGGCCCCTGCTGTCGTGAAAAAGCAGGAGGCCAAGAAAGTGGTGAATCCCCTGTTTGAGAAAAGATCTAAGAATTTTGGCATTGGACAGGACATCCAGCCCAAAAGAAACCTCATCCGCTTTGTGAAATGGCCTCGCTATATCAGGTTGCAGCGGCAGAGAGCCATCCTCTATAAGCGACTGAAAGTGCCTCCTGCTATTAACCAGTTCACCCAGGCCCTGGACCGCCAAACAGCTACTCAGCTGCTTAAGCTGGCCCACAAGTACAGACCAGAGACAAAACaagagaagaagcagaggctGTTGGCCCGGGCGGAGAAGAAAGCTGCTGGCAAAGGGGATGTCCCCACTAAAAGACCACCTGTCCTTCAAGCAGGAGTTAACACCGTCACCACCTTGGTGGAGAACAAGAAGGCTCAGCTGGTGGTGATTGCACATGACGTAGATCCCATTGAGCTGGTTGTCTTCTTGCCTGCCCTGTGTCGTAAAATGGGGGTCCCTTACTGCATTATCAAGGGGAAGGCCAGACTGGGCCGTCTAGTCCACAGGAAGACCTGCACCACTGTCGCCTTCACACAGGTGAACTCGGAAGACAAAGGCGCTTTGGCTAAGCTGGTGGAAGCTATCAGGACCAATTACAACGACAGATACGATGAGATCCGCCGTCACTGGGGCGGCAATGTCCTGGGTCCCAAGTCTGTGGCTCGTATCGCCAAGCTCGAAAAGGCAAAGGCTAAAGAACTTGCCACTAACCTGGGTTAA